The following proteins come from a genomic window of Synechococcus sp. BIOS-E4-1:
- a CDS encoding toxin-antitoxin system HicB family antitoxin, with amino-acid sequence MQEYKPTRLTSIRLPESLHRKAKAEAANQGISLSKLITQSIERMVN; translated from the coding sequence GTGCAGGAATATAAGCCCACAAGACTCACCTCAATCCGTCTGCCGGAATCACTCCATCGCAAGGCAAAAGCAGAGGCCGCAAACCAAGGAATCAGCCTGTCGAAGCTGATCACACAAAGCATCGAGCGCATGGTGAACTGA
- a CDS encoding GIY-YIG nuclease family protein — protein MTEGIVYVLTNPAMPKMVKIGRTGRDIDERLSQLYSTGVPLPFECAYAARVADMDKVEKAFHNAFGPYRVNPKREFFSIDPEQAIGLLDLMKLEDMTPAVQEEASLVDVEAKAAVEKFKKSRRPNLRFSKLGIPVGATLQFTEGDQTCQVVSRKHVEYDGKQWSMTGLAHHLTGLSRALRGSSYFRYEGELLSDLYEEAYAEED, from the coding sequence ATGACTGAAGGCATCGTCTACGTACTCACCAATCCGGCAATGCCGAAGATGGTGAAAATTGGCCGGACAGGGCGTGACATCGATGAACGGCTGAGCCAGCTGTATTCGACAGGTGTGCCACTGCCGTTTGAGTGCGCTTATGCCGCCAGGGTGGCGGACATGGACAAGGTGGAGAAGGCTTTCCACAACGCTTTCGGGCCTTACCGGGTCAATCCCAAACGCGAGTTTTTCAGCATTGATCCTGAACAGGCAATCGGTCTGTTGGACCTGATGAAGTTGGAGGACATGACTCCAGCCGTTCAGGAAGAGGCATCACTGGTTGATGTTGAGGCGAAGGCAGCTGTCGAGAAATTCAAAAAGTCCAGGCGACCAAACCTCAGATTTTCAAAGCTTGGAATTCCTGTAGGTGCAACGCTGCAATTCACTGAAGGCGATCAGACATGCCAAGTGGTCTCCAGAAAGCACGTTGAGTACGACGGCAAGCAATGGTCGATGACTGGTCTTGCCCATCACCTGACAGGACTCTCACGAGCATTACGAGGTTCCTCTTATTTCAGGTACGAAGGCGAACTGCTTAGTGACTTGTACGAAGAGGCATACGCGGAGGAGGACTGA